One genomic region from Nymphaea colorata isolate Beijing-Zhang1983 chromosome 10, ASM883128v2, whole genome shotgun sequence encodes:
- the LOC116262449 gene encoding BAG family molecular chaperone regulator 4 isoform X1, which produces MHRSNAIRVSQKAGEDIDWELRPGGMLVQKRDDGVLSSGPLIRIKVSHGNYQHEISIPAQATFGDLKKVVAQETGLEPQEQRLLFRGKEKDNHECLHMVGVKDMSKVILLEDPASKERKLEQMRKDQGISSACEAVGQVRGQVDKLSEKVAALEGAVRGGSKVADKEFVVLTEMFMVQLLKLDSIEAEGEAKVQRRIEVRRVQNFVDTLDMLKARNANPFSCSSNTVSVTTKWETFGSGVGSLSAPRPMSSSTKITQDWEQFE; this is translated from the exons ATGCACAGGTCGAACGCCATAAGGGTTTCTCAGAAAGCTGGTGAAGACATAGACTGGGAATTGAGGCCAGGAGGAATGCTTGTTCAGAAGAGGGATGATGGGGTGCTGTCCTCTGGGCCTCTGATAAGGATCAAGGTCTCTCATGGCAATTACCAACATGAGATTAGTATACCTGCTCAGGCTACTTTTG GGGATCTGAAGAAGGTGGTTGCCCAGGAGACGGGATTAGAACCTCAAGAACAGAGGCTTTTATTCAGAGGCAAAGAAAAGGATAATCATGAGTGTTTGCACATGGTTGGGGTCAAGGACATGTCGAAGGTGATTCTTTTGGAGGACCCTGCAAGCAAAGAAAGGAAATTGGAGCAAATGAGGAAGGATCAGGGGATTTCCAGTGCCTGTGAGGCTGTTGGACAAGTTAGAGGACAGGTTGATAAGCTCTCGGAAAAG GTCGCAGCCTTGGAGGGGGCAGTGCGCGGTGGCTCGAAGGTGGCCGATAAGGAATTTGTGGTGTTGACGGAAATGTTCATGGTCCAGCTACTGAAGTTGGACAGCATTGAGGCTGAAGGAGAAGCCAAAGTGCAAAGAAGAATAGAg GTGCGCAGAGTCCAGAACTTTGTGGACACACTCGATATGCTCAAGGCAAGAAATGCTAACCCATTCAGCTGCAGTAGCAACACTGTCTCCGTCACAACCAAGTGGGAGACATTTGGCTCTGGTGTTGGAAGCTTGAGTGCTCCACGTCCAATGTCATCCTCAACAAAGATAACCCAAGACTGGGAACAGTTTGAATAG
- the LOC116262449 gene encoding BAG family molecular chaperone regulator 4 isoform X2, which translates to MLVQKRDDGVLSSGPLIRIKVSHGNYQHEISIPAQATFGDLKKVVAQETGLEPQEQRLLFRGKEKDNHECLHMVGVKDMSKVILLEDPASKERKLEQMRKDQGISSACEAVGQVRGQVDKLSEKVAALEGAVRGGSKVADKEFVVLTEMFMVQLLKLDSIEAEGEAKVQRRIEVRRVQNFVDTLDMLKARNANPFSCSSNTVSVTTKWETFGSGVGSLSAPRPMSSSTKITQDWEQFE; encoded by the exons ATGCTTGTTCAGAAGAGGGATGATGGGGTGCTGTCCTCTGGGCCTCTGATAAGGATCAAGGTCTCTCATGGCAATTACCAACATGAGATTAGTATACCTGCTCAGGCTACTTTTG GGGATCTGAAGAAGGTGGTTGCCCAGGAGACGGGATTAGAACCTCAAGAACAGAGGCTTTTATTCAGAGGCAAAGAAAAGGATAATCATGAGTGTTTGCACATGGTTGGGGTCAAGGACATGTCGAAGGTGATTCTTTTGGAGGACCCTGCAAGCAAAGAAAGGAAATTGGAGCAAATGAGGAAGGATCAGGGGATTTCCAGTGCCTGTGAGGCTGTTGGACAAGTTAGAGGACAGGTTGATAAGCTCTCGGAAAAG GTCGCAGCCTTGGAGGGGGCAGTGCGCGGTGGCTCGAAGGTGGCCGATAAGGAATTTGTGGTGTTGACGGAAATGTTCATGGTCCAGCTACTGAAGTTGGACAGCATTGAGGCTGAAGGAGAAGCCAAAGTGCAAAGAAGAATAGAg GTGCGCAGAGTCCAGAACTTTGTGGACACACTCGATATGCTCAAGGCAAGAAATGCTAACCCATTCAGCTGCAGTAGCAACACTGTCTCCGTCACAACCAAGTGGGAGACATTTGGCTCTGGTGTTGGAAGCTTGAGTGCTCCACGTCCAATGTCATCCTCAACAAAGATAACCCAAGACTGGGAACAGTTTGAATAG